The following coding sequences lie in one Chionomys nivalis chromosome 8, mChiNiv1.1, whole genome shotgun sequence genomic window:
- the Dctpp1 gene encoding dCTP pyrophosphatase 1, with product MSQAGGGAGGDAGQENSAAAGPFSFSPEPTLEDIRRLHAEFAAERDWEQFHQPRNLLLALVGEVGELAELFQWKSDAEPGPQAWLPKERAALQEELSDVLIYLVALAARCRVDLPRAVIAKMDTNRRRYPVHLSRGSACKYTDLPHRSIPENQAVGAAEPTSELQSQASI from the exons ATGTCCCAAGCCGGTGGCGGTGCGGGCGGTGATGCGGGGCAAGAAAACTCTGCTGCTGCCGGCCCGTTCAGCTTCAGCCCGGAGCCCACGCTTGAAGACAT ccGACGTCTCCATGCAGAATTTGCAGCTGAGCGGGACTGGGAGCAGTTCCACCAGCCTAGAAACCTGCTCCTAGCCTTGGTGGGAGAAGTGGGCGAGCTGGCAGAACTCTT CCAGTGGAAGTCTGATGCAGAGCCTGGTCCTCAAGCCTGGCTGCCAAAGGAACGAGCAGCCCTTCAAGAGGAGCTCAGCGACGTCCTCATCTACCTGGTGGCATTAGCAGCCCGTTGTCGCGTGGATTTACCTCGAGCAGTAATTGCCAAAATGGACACCAACCGACGACGCTACCCAGTCCATCTCTCTCGAGGTTCTGCCTGCAAGTACACAGACTTGCCCCATAGGTCCATCCCCGAAAACCAGGCTGTGGGGGCTGCAGAACCTACCTCTGAGTTGcaaagccaggcctccatctag
- the Znf771 gene encoding zinc finger protein 771 gives MTAPGAPPRPRLRSRGLRGAPNRPSPRPGAARAPNLGLDTKMPGEQQAEEEEEEEMQEEMVLLVKGEEEEGEEKYEVVKLKIPVDNKEVASQMPAPSVDPARPHACPDCGRAFARRSTLAKHARTHTGERPFACTECGRCFSQKSALTKHGRTHTGERPYQCPECDKRFSAASNLRQHRRRHTGEKPYACAHCGRRFAQSSNYAQHLRVHTGEKPYACPDCGRAFGGSSCLARHRRTHTGERPYACADCGTRFAQSSALAKHRRVHTGEKPHRCAVCGRRFGHRSNLAEHARTHTGERPYPCTECGRRFRLSSHFIRHRRAHMRRRLYICAGCGRDFKLPASATAATPTERCPECEGS, from the exons ATGACCGCCCCTggggccccgccccgcccccgcctccGGAGCCGCGGCCTTCGCGGAGCACCCAACCGCCCCTCGCCCAGGCCCGGGGCCGCACGAGCGCCGAACCTCGGGCTG GACACCAAGATGCCTGGAGAAcagcaggcagaggaggaggaggaggaagagatgcaGGAGGAGATGGTGCTGCTGGTgaagggtgaggaggaggagggtgaggagaaGTATGAGGTGGTGAAACTCAAGATCCCTGTGGACAACAAGGAG GTTGCCAGCCAGATGCCAGCGCCGTCGGTCGACCCGGCGCGGCCCCACGCGTGCCCAGACTGCGGCCGCGCCTTTGCGCGCCGCTCCACACTAGCCAaacatgcgcgcacgcacacggGCGAGCGTCCCTTCGCGTGCACGGAGTGCGGCCGGTGCTTCTCGCAGAAGTCGGCGCTGACTAAGCACGGCCGCACGCACACGGGCGAACGACCCTACCAGTGCCCGGAGTGCGACAAGCGCTTCTCCGCCGCCTCGAACCTGCGGCAGCACCGGCGGCGTCACACGGGCGAGAAACCGTACGCATGCGCACACTGCGGCCGGCGCTTTGCGCAGAGCTCCAATTACGCGCAGCATTTGCGCGTGCACACGGGCGAGAAGCCTTACGCGTGCCCGGACTGCGGACGAGCCTTCGGCGGAAGTTCGTGCCTGGCGCGCCACCGACGCACGCACACGGGCGAGCGCCCGTACGCATGCGCCGACTGCGGCACGCGCTTCGCTCAGAGCTCGGCGCTGGCCAAGCACCGGCGCGTGCACACGGGCGAGAAGCCGCATCGCTGTGCCGTGTGCGGCCGGCGCTTCGGCCACCGTTCCAACCTGGCGGAGCATGCGCGCACGCATACGGGCGAGCGGCCCTACCCGTGCACGGAGTGCGGCCGGCGCTTCCGCCTCAGCTCACACTTCATCCGCCACCGTCGCGCGCACATGCGGCGCCGCCTCTACATCTGCGCGGGCTGCGGCCGAGACTTCAAGCTACCCGCCAGTGCCACAGCCGCCACGCCCACCGAGCGCTGCCCGGAGTGCGAGGGCAGCTGA